GCGCCGCGAGGCGGTCACCCCGGGGAAGCCAGGCGAACATGCTCTGAAGTACGGTGTGCCGTCCCCGGAGGTTCCCCTGAGCCTGAAAGTCTGCCCCCTCTCCCCCGCCACCACCCGTACACTTCAGGAATGTCGCCACTGGATTCCCGTTTCGTTATCTCCTATACTCAGGCGAGGTTGTTATGCTGCTAGCAGAAATTATCAGCGTGGGAACGGAGCTGCTGCTCGGCGAGATCGTCGACAGCAACGCGGCCTTTCTCGCGCGGGAGCTTGCGGCGCGCGGCGTCACGCTGCACCGCAAGGTCGTGCTGGGCGACAACCTGAACCGGGTGGCGGAGGGGATCGCGCAGGCCCTCGCCCGCGCCGACCTCGTGATCGTGGGCGGCGGCCTCGGCCCCACTGACGACGACCTCACGCGCGAGGCGATTGCGGCCGTGCTGAACGAGACGCCGGAAGAAGACCCGGAACTCCTCGCCTGGCTGGAAGGGTTGTACAGCGCGCGGGGCCGGACCATGCCACAGGTAAACCGCAAGCAGGCGTGGCGGATTCCCAGCGCCGAGGCCCTGCCCAATCCCGTCGGCACCGCGCCCGGCTGGTTCGTACAGACTGGCGGCAAATACATTGTCGCCCTCCCCGGCCCGCCGCGCGAGATGCAGAAGATGTGGCGCGAGCAGGTGCTTCCCCGCCTGCCGCTGCCCGACCAGGCCCTCTACGCCGTCACCATCCACACCCAGGGCATCGGGGAGAGCAACATCGCGGAACTGCTGGGCGACCTGACCAAGGGGGCCAATCCCAGCGTCGCGACCTACGCGCGGCGGACGGGGGTAGACGTGCGGGTGGCGGCCAGCGCCCCCACTGCCGGGGAAGCGCAAGTCCTCGCGGCGCCCGTGCTGGATACTGTCCGGAACAAACTGGGCCGCTGGACCTGGGGCGAGGACGAGGGCACGCTGGCAGGGGCCGTCACCCGTGAGCTGGACGGCCGCACCCTGGGCGTGATCGAGGCCGGGAGCGGCGGCGCGTTGTGCCTGCTGCTGGCCGACGAGCCGGGCTTTCTGGATGCCGCCGTGACGGTAGACCACGCGCGGCTGATCACGCTGGGTCTGACACCCGTCACGCTGGGCAGCGTCGGCGTGGTCAGCGAGGCAGCGGCGCGCGAACTCGCGGCGGGGGCACGTGAACACCTCGGCGCTGACGTGGGCCTCGCCGTCGTGACCACCACGGAAGGCGAGCAGGCCGGGCAGGCGTTCGTCGCCCTCAGTGCCGAGGACCTGGAGAACGTGGGGCACGTGAACTGGCCGGGCGACCCCGCGCAGGTCCGCGAGCGCGCAGCCGTGGCCGCCCTCGCCCTGGCCTACCGCACCCTGCGCCTCCCCCAGCCCGGTGAAGAAGCGGGTGGCGCATGACCAAGATCAGGAAAGCACCCCGGCCTCCCATGAAGCCTGTCCCCCGGGCCGAAGCGCCGGAAGCC
The window above is part of the Deinococcus metallilatus genome. Proteins encoded here:
- a CDS encoding CinA family nicotinamide mononucleotide deamidase-related protein, whose product is MLLAEIISVGTELLLGEIVDSNAAFLARELAARGVTLHRKVVLGDNLNRVAEGIAQALARADLVIVGGGLGPTDDDLTREAIAAVLNETPEEDPELLAWLEGLYSARGRTMPQVNRKQAWRIPSAEALPNPVGTAPGWFVQTGGKYIVALPGPPREMQKMWREQVLPRLPLPDQALYAVTIHTQGIGESNIAELLGDLTKGANPSVATYARRTGVDVRVAASAPTAGEAQVLAAPVLDTVRNKLGRWTWGEDEGTLAGAVTRELDGRTLGVIEAGSGGALCLLLADEPGFLDAAVTVDHARLITLGLTPVTLGSVGVVSEAAARELAAGAREHLGADVGLAVVTTTEGEQAGQAFVALSAEDLENVGHVNWPGDPAQVRERAAVAALALAYRTLRLPQPGEEAGGA